The following DNA comes from Halobacillus litoralis.
TCACTGACCTTTGATATGCTTTCGACAGGGACCGTCTCACCAGATTTCATTTCCAAATAGGTGCTGCCTTCTTTCTGGTTGACAGCTTGTACAACCTCTGTTTCCATCTGATCGAACAACCCGGATTCTTCATCATAGACAGGATACGTCACTTCTTTACCAATCAGACCGCTATACTGGATCAATGGGGGCATACTTTGGCTATCCATGAAGCCTTGCAGCGACTGTGACATATTCGTCATCTGTTCCAGGCTTGAGAACTCTGTCATTTGAGAAATGAACTCCTTGTCTTTCATCGGATCAAGCGGATTTTGATTCTTTATTTGGGCCATCAATATTTTCAGGAAATCATCTTTCCCGAGGCTATTGCTTCCTGTTCCCCTAGTTTGCTGGTTTTGCAAATAGAGAGATGGATCTATTTTTGTCATAAAATCACCTATGCTTTCTCATTCATTAACAGTTCGTGAAAAGTAAGCTCATCTTCATCAGGTTCTTCTTTATGCTCGGAAGATTGATCAGCTTGGCCTCCGCTTTGCTCGTCAAACGCTTGCTCTTCATCCCAGCCAAACTCTTGCTGCAGATGCTGTGCATTCAAGGCATCACTTTTTTCTACTACCACCTGTTGTGGTGAGAACATATGTCTCAATTGACTCATATTTCCTTCAAGCATCTCTTTAGCTGCCTGGCTGCTGACTAAGATTTTCACAGCCATTTCCCCATTTATTTGAGCGAACTTGACTGTCAAATCACCAAGGTTTGCTGGACGGAGTTTGATTTGCAATTCCATACTGCCAGGTTTATTCGACAACATCCGACTTGAATTGAGAATGCGCTCAAATTGCTGAAGCAACTGTTTTTGTGAAGATGAGGCATCCTGGTTTTGGTTGACATGGATGACATGCTGCTCCACTTTCGTCATTGGAATCACTGACTGATTTGTAGGGTTGGTGTTTTTTATATTTGACGCTTGTTCTGTAGAGTTATTATTTTCCACAGCTTGCTGCACCCATTTTGCTATGTCTTTTCCAGTTACCGGCATTTGGCGATGATAGCTCTGCGGCATATTCATTCTGTTTTGAAATGTCGTCATCAACTGTTGAAAGATTTTTTGCTCCTGGGCGCTTCCATCCTTTGTCACTTTCGCAAGCAACTGCCCCCAATCACCTTTCCCTTGGACATGCAGCGACTCTGCCAGCTTACTGAATTGTTGCAGCAGATCTTTGATGGCAGTTCCTGTTTTTGCATCAAGTTCAGTTGAAGCCTCTGCCTGTAACAGAGGACTCACAAGTTGCTGGAATTTCTGCCAAAGTTTATGCAGGTTCTCTATGCTGTCTGTATTCTTTGCGGCAACATGTTGTGATTGTCCATTCATAGAGGGATGAGCAATAAATATAATGGGGTCATTACCAGTGGAGCCCTGTTTATTATCTCCTGTCATACTTTGCAAAAGTTTGAGTTGGTCAAAAACCCCAATCATGAGATCAGTCATCTGCTTACTCTCTTCAGCAGCTGTGTCCAGATCAAGTTCCTTCCACTGAGCTTTCAGTTTCTCTAACTCAGCTTTAATAGCTCCGAGTTTCTCAGTGTCCAAGTTCGCCAGGGAGCTCTCTGTATCATTCAGCAGTTCTTCACTTAATTTGATTAAGTTACCCAACGGGCCGACCTCTTCTGTGAGATTCTCCATTTTTTCCATCAATTGCTCGAGCTTCTTTTTCAATGCAGCTAGCTCATCTGAAAATTCTTTCTGTGACAATCCTTCAGTCAGATTTGCTGAATCCAGCGTTTTCAACTCTGAAAAAAGTTTCTGGAAGGGAGAATCTTTTCCTTGTTCCTTTACAGAAGCTATCCCTTTATCCAGATTAAGTTTCGGTGAGCTGAAAAGATTCGATAAAATCGGATTCATCCTTATTCACCTCCTTTCAATAAAATCCATTATTCTTCTAATAGAATACTTGCAATCTCTGCAGCAGCTTCTGGATCCATCTGACCTAATATTTCTCCTCTTTCCTCACTAGACACTTCTCTCATCACTTGCACCGCTAAGGTCTGACTCATACTCCCAATAATCGGAGCCGCCTCTTCAGGATCCATTTCTTGAAAAGAGGCCGCCAAATCCTTTGCTTTTTGATTTGGATCTTCACCATCTTCCGGCAAGCTATCCTCAAGCTCCTTTTCGAGTTTAAGAATCTGTTGATCCATTTCTTCTATGGTTGCTTGCTTTTGATCAGCATCCTGCTGCAATTGTTCAATTTCTACATCTTTATTGGCAACCATCGCCTGCAAACGATCCATTTCTTCCGGGTCCGATGCTGGCTCGTCGGTAGAAGTGACTTCTGAAACCCCAGGGATTTTTTTCGCATATTTTTCAGCTTCCTCGAACACATTGATTCCTGACAATGTCAGGACAATCAACGTCAAGGTAAGGAGAAATATGAAAGGAATGACGATCGCAAAAAAGACTTTCTGAATTTTGTTTCCTTTTGGTTTGTCGTTATGTACACCCTTCGCCATCCGATCACCTATTCTGAAAATTTAAGTACTGTTGCATGGACAACTCGTCCATATGCTTATTTTCTTCACTCTTAACCCAGTTTTGGTATTTTAGATATTTATTTTCAATTAACGTTTCGTACTTCTTCACTTCTACGTGAGCTTCCGTCAATTTTGATTGGGATTGTTGCATTTTAACTCTTGCTTGCTGGACAGCAGGCTGAAGAGAATCTATTTTCTTTTCAAGGCGGGCGATATAGTTTTGATGCTGGATGAATGAGCCTGCTTGCACAGTTTTCTCTGAAAGCTTGCGGTTAAATTCGTGGACTGCGGTTTCTTTCTTCTTCAATGCGTCATATAACTGCTCAGCTTTCCTTTCAAAAATATCTACAGCTTCTTGATGGAACAGCTGTTTTTCACGCTTTTCCTTGTCTCTTATATCTTTGATCTTTTCAAATGTTTGTATATCCGCCAAGATTCAATTCCCTCCTAAACGAACAATTCTTTCAAGTCTTCTACAGAACGTTCAAAACTCGATGGTTCATGAATACCCTGCTTAAGAAAACTTATGATAGAAGAATGATAATGGATGGCTTGATCTATATCCCTGCTGGAGCCTTTCTTATATGCTCCTATTTGAATAAGTTCACTGTTTTCCTCATATGTGGCCAACAATGCACGCAGTCTTTCCGCCGATTCCAAGTGTTCTTCCGAAGCGATTTGCTTCATTACACGACTGATGGACCTTAAAATGTTGATGGCTGGGAATTGTCCCTGTTCCGCAAGTTTACGATCCAAAACAAAGTGACCGTCAAGAATCCCCCGGACAGTGTCAGAAACAGGTTCATTCAAATCATCTCCATCTACCAGCACCGTGTAAAACGCTGTAATCGTCCCTTCCTTACTGGAACCCGTACGCTCAAGAAGTTTTGGTAACAATGCAAAAACGGAGGGAGTGTACCCTTTCGTCGTCGGAGGCTCTCCGGTTGCCAGCCCAATTTCACGTTGTGCCATTGCAAAGCGCGTCACTGAATCCATCATCAAGTTCACGTTATAGCCAAGATCCCGAAAATACTCACTGATCGCGGTTGCCGTGTAAGCACCTTTCACCCGCATCAAGGCAGGTTGATCTGAAGTAGCTACAACTAAGATGGAATGTTTCAGCCCTTCTTCTCCGAGATCGTTTTCAATGAACTCCCGAACTTCACGCCCGCGCTCACCGACCAGTGCGATCACATTCAAATCTGCAGAACTATTTCTGGCGATCATCCCCATCAGTGTACTTTTTCCGACTCCACTCCCGGCAAATATACCGACCCTCTGCCCTTTGCCGACAGATAAAAGTGAATCGATCGCCCGCACGCCTACTTGGATCGGTTCTTTGATTGGAGGCCGTGATAACGGGTTTGGCGGGTTCTGTTCGGTCGGATACATTTTCAAACCACTTGGAAGATCGCTTCCATCAAGAGGGTGTCCTGTCGCATCTAGAATATTACCAATCAGACCGATTCCTACTTTGACTTTCAGCGGCTCACCGGTCGCTTCTACAAGGCTGCCAGGGCTTACGTCTCTCACTTCTTTATAGGGCATGAGAAGAATGTTCTCATTATTGAATCCGACAACTTCAGCAGCAATCGGTTCGGAGTTACCTGTAGGCGGGTGAATGTAGCAAAGGTCTCCAATGGAAGCTTCAGGCCCTTTCGATTCAACCATTAAACCTACAACCCGGTGTATTTTCCCAAAGCGCTTGAACGTGTCCGCTTGGTCGATGGCATTCAAATATGCCTGTTTATTCATGTCCTATCTCTCCATTAGCAAAATCCAATACTTTCTTTCGCAACTCAGTTAATTGGCTGTCAATACCAGCATCGACCCTTCCAAATGGTGATTCAATGAGACAAGAAAATGGGACTAGATCTTCGTCGGCGTATAAGGTCAATTGGGTTTTATGGCCGACCAGCCTTTTCAGTTCTTCCGTCTGGGAATGAACCGTTCCATATTGATCGGGATGGACATAAACCACGATTTCAGGCTGGTCTTGAACATCTTGGACGACTTTCTTT
Coding sequences within:
- the fliJ gene encoding flagellar export protein FliJ, which codes for MADIQTFEKIKDIRDKEKREKQLFHQEAVDIFERKAEQLYDALKKKETAVHEFNRKLSEKTVQAGSFIQHQNYIARLEKKIDSLQPAVQQARVKMQQSQSKLTEAHVEVKKYETLIENKYLKYQNWVKSEENKHMDELSMQQYLNFQNR
- the flgD gene encoding flagellar hook assembly protein FlgD; this encodes MTKIDPSLYLQNQQTRGTGSNSLGKDDFLKILMAQIKNQNPLDPMKDKEFISQMTEFSSLEQMTNMSQSLQGFMDSQSMPPLIQYSGLIGKEVTYPVYDEESGLFDQMETEVVQAVNQKEGSTYLEMKSGETVPVESISKVSDLTESAGDEKAGD
- the fliI gene encoding flagellar protein export ATPase FliI, whose product is MNKQAYLNAIDQADTFKRFGKIHRVVGLMVESKGPEASIGDLCYIHPPTGNSEPIAAEVVGFNNENILLMPYKEVRDVSPGSLVEATGEPLKVKVGIGLIGNILDATGHPLDGSDLPSGLKMYPTEQNPPNPLSRPPIKEPIQVGVRAIDSLLSVGKGQRVGIFAGSGVGKSTLMGMIARNSSADLNVIALVGERGREVREFIENDLGEEGLKHSILVVATSDQPALMRVKGAYTATAISEYFRDLGYNVNLMMDSVTRFAMAQREIGLATGEPPTTKGYTPSVFALLPKLLERTGSSKEGTITAFYTVLVDGDDLNEPVSDTVRGILDGHFVLDRKLAEQGQFPAINILRSISRVMKQIASEEHLESAERLRALLATYEENSELIQIGAYKKGSSRDIDQAIHYHSSIISFLKQGIHEPSSFERSVEDLKELFV
- a CDS encoding MotE family protein, translating into MAKGVHNDKPKGNKIQKVFFAIVIPFIFLLTLTLIVLTLSGINVFEEAEKYAKKIPGVSEVTSTDEPASDPEEMDRLQAMVANKDVEIEQLQQDADQKQATIEEMDQQILKLEKELEDSLPEDGEDPNQKAKDLAASFQEMDPEEAAPIIGSMSQTLAVQVMREVSSEERGEILGQMDPEAAAEIASILLEE
- a CDS encoding flagellar hook-length control protein FliK; the protein is MNPILSNLFSSPKLNLDKGIASVKEQGKDSPFQKLFSELKTLDSANLTEGLSQKEFSDELAALKKKLEQLMEKMENLTEEVGPLGNLIKLSEELLNDTESSLANLDTEKLGAIKAELEKLKAQWKELDLDTAAEESKQMTDLMIGVFDQLKLLQSMTGDNKQGSTGNDPIIFIAHPSMNGQSQHVAAKNTDSIENLHKLWQKFQQLVSPLLQAEASTELDAKTGTAIKDLLQQFSKLAESLHVQGKGDWGQLLAKVTKDGSAQEQKIFQQLMTTFQNRMNMPQSYHRQMPVTGKDIAKWVQQAVENNNSTEQASNIKNTNPTNQSVIPMTKVEQHVIHVNQNQDASSSQKQLLQQFERILNSSRMLSNKPGSMELQIKLRPANLGDLTVKFAQINGEMAVKILVSSQAAKEMLEGNMSQLRHMFSPQQVVVEKSDALNAQHLQQEFGWDEEQAFDEQSGGQADQSSEHKEEPDEDELTFHELLMNEKA